The DNA segment TCATGCTTAGTGCGTTATTCGTTGgtttctttttatacttattctttttatatgatTTAGTTATACTTGTTATGACTTCACTCACGTAAAACTTGCTTGATCCTGAGTTTAATAAACTTTCATTCAttccttttcttgttattttagtCTTATTATTACTCAATGATGAATTAaatgactttatttatttaagttttattatttaagctgcgttaatttagtttaattaattatcttaactttgaattttaaattgtctaattattgatttttatgagttttgaattattttttgttcagaTTACAtgtggtttttattttatttttttatttgaaattaagaGGTTAAAATATAGGAAATTAAGGTATCCTATAAAGTGGGGTTTACTTGGTTTATGTGCATCATGTGATTAGTTTATTTTGTGCTTAAAATATTACTTTGAAGAAGATACGAAAAagttattcaaataattaagcaAATTTTTATATACTATTACGTGAAATCGTCCAGAATAGAACTTTCTGGTTTATATGGACCACATTTGGCTTAGTAGAAAAGTTGTTGTTTTGGTTTTAGACAAGAGGCTACAATTTGCATAGTGGTAAGTATTGGAAAGTTATTATGGGATAATGGTATTTGTTTGCATTGAAGACTAAGACTACTGGAATATCTGTAACATAACACAAAGAGATAGAAAGAGAGGTTGCAAGTTAGTGATTGGAGCTAATGTGGAATAGCTTTCTTGATTTGGAAAAAGTGTATGGAAGTGGAGAAAGTGGCATGAGTTATGCTTTGCTAGTTTCTAGCATCACCAGCTGTCATTTCTTGTTCCTTCTGTTTGGTGTCTTGTGTTGCTGTATCCACCACTACGGATAAATATTCATTCCCCTTTTCTGTTTGGTGTCTTGTGTTGCTGTATCTATGGACAATTCCACTACGGATAAATACCTATTCTTGTGCTTTTTTCCCTTTGGTTTGTGTTACAATACCTATGGAGAACATTTTATCACATGATAAGGATGATAATTATATAGATGATGATGAGAGTGATGCAGACTTCCTAGTGCCAACGTGAGCGTTATTGGATGAAGATAACATAACGCAAAGAGATAGAAAGAGAGGTTGCAAGTTGGTGACTGGAGCTACTGTGGAATAGCTTTCTTGATTTGGAAAAAGTGTATGGAAGTGGAGAAAGTGACATGGGTTGTGCTTTGCTAGTTTCTAGCATCACCAACTGTCATTTCTTGTTCTGGTGTCTTGTGTTGCTGTATCCACCACTACGGATAAATATCCATTCCCCTTTGCTGTTTGGTGTCTTGTGTTGATGTATCTGCGGACAATTCCACTACGGATAAATACCTATTCTGGTGCTATTTTCCCTTTGGTTTGTGTTACAATACCTATGGAGAACATTTTATCACATGATAAGGATGATAATTATATAGATGATGATGAGAGTGATGCAGACTTCCTAATGCCAACGTGAGCGTTATTGGATGAAGATAACATAACGCAAAGAGATAGAAAGAGAGGTTGCAAGTTGGTGACTGGAGCTACTGTGAAATAGCTTTCTTGATTTGGAAAAAGTGTATGGAAGTGGAGAAAGTGACATGGGTTGTGCTTTGCTAGTTTCTAGTATCACCAACTGTCATTTCTTGTTCCTTCTGTTTGGTGTCTTGTGTTGCTGTATCCACCACTACGGATAAATATCCATTCCCCTTTGCTGTTTGGCGTCTTGTGTTGCTGTATCTACGAACAATTTCATTACGGATAAATACCTATTCTGgtgcttttttccttttggtttGTGTTACAATAACTATGGAGAACATTTTATCACATGATAAGGATGATAATTATATAGATGATGATGAGAGTGATGCAAACTtcctttgatttatttttatttgttctatttaaatatttggttatattttagtatatatgtATTGAACATTTTGTCACATTTATATACTCTTATATTTTGTTGAGCATTGGTTTATGATATTAGTGATGTTATTCTTAATAAGTGATATTGTTATATCAGGAAAATGATTTAGATGGTGATAAAGATGTAAGAATGCTTTGATGGGAAAGACATTGATATTCTAGATCTCTTGAGTGGAggttaattaaattctaaattgTACATATGATTGTCTTTACCCATTGATTTGTGAAATTCAAGTACACAAgaaatttaaacaaaagatataggaagtaatattttaagtttCAACTTTTAAGTGTATAAATTGTTGGTGGTTCCttctatttcaaatttcaataatctttctttcaattatattttttaaaagaaaaaataaaatatatttaattaaaaattataatcaacaaAGAGAGTAATTagaaacttttttattattattatatgacatTTACCTATAGAAAATCGTAGGTACAAGTAAATGACTTTTGCCTACAGTTAGAAATTatagatatatattattatcttttaccTACACATTTAAACTTGTAAGTGTTACCTATAGTGATAGTAAAATTTAAcgatagataaaaatatatccaTAGGTAAAGCctatgataataaattattagttgTATATCTCCTTAAAATTGATACCTAAAACACGCCTATGACAAAGTTCTATATATATCTATTTAGGAATTTTGGAATTCtagtgatagttttttttttaagtacacATCATTTTCCTTGTAGGGGAATTGTcgtttatattattttagttcataatttatattttaactagttaattttttttaatttttctgttattattttaaaaatcagaggttaaataataatattaactaatggatgtgtgattttaatttcttgattaAAGCATATTTGGTGGATAAATATAGAAAGCACCGGATAGCTTTTGTGTGGTTGTGGGTTTCATGACAGTATGACACTGTGAAACTttccattatattttatttctgttttgtCCGATCTATAGATAGATAACAATAATATTCTACAGTCACGTAAATTCTAAGCGGTGGCCAAAGGAAAAAATGGCTCTACTATCATCAGTCCTAAAGCAATTGCCGCATGAGCTAAGTTCAACCCATTACCTAACAGTTTTCTTCTGCATCTTCCTTATACTTCTTCAGCTAATAAGAAGAAACAAATACAATCTGCCACCATCCCCACCAAAGATACCCATAATCGGCAATCTTCACCAGCTAGGCACACTGCCACACCGCTCCTTTCATGCACTCTCACACAAATATGGCCCTCTCATGATGTTGCAATTGGGTCAAATTCCAACCCTAGTGGTCTCATCAGCTGACGTGGCCAGAGAAATAATCAAAACGCATGATGTTGTTTTCTCCAACCGCCGACAACCTACAGCTGCTAAAATCTTTGGTTATGGATGCAAGGATGTGGCTTTCGTGTACTACGGCGAAGAGTGGAGACAAAAGATAAAGACATGTAAGGTTGAGCTTATGAGTCTGAAGAAGGTGCGGTTGTTTCATTCCATTAGACAAGAAGTTGTTACAGAGTTGGTTGAAGCTATAGGTGAAGCGTGTGGTAGTGAAAGACCATGTGTGAATCTGACTGAGATGCTGATGGCAGCATCGAACGACATTGTGTCTAGATGTGTTCTTGGACGGAAGTGTGATGATGCATGTGGTGGTAGTGGCAGTAGCAGCTTTGCAGCGTTGGGAAGAAAGATTATGAGACTATTATCGGCTTTCAGCGTGGGTGATTTCTTCCCTTCGTTGGGTTGGGTTGACTATCTGACTGGCTTAATTCCAGAGATGAAAACCACGTTTCTCGCAGTAGATGCTTTCCTTGATGAGGTAATTGCAGAACACGAGAGCAGTAACAAGAAGAATGATGACTTCTTGGGGATACTTCTTCAACTTCAAGAATGTGGGAGGCTTGACTTTCAGCTCGACCGAGATAACCTCAAAGCAATCCTAGTGGTTTCCCTCTTTATCTATCCATCCAtatccatcaatttttttatttatatatttatctttatcttatctctatatgtttatattatatatatacaccatGTGTTGTGTTATGTGTGAcagtataattaattaagagttACTTACACTATACTCCatgtgatttttcttaattacctTGAccctccttcatttttctctccctACATAATTAAATCCCCCTAAATTTTAAGCTTTTGTACACTAGTACTCCCTTTCTCCTAAATACCCTAAATTTCATTAACAGAGACCAAATACAtgacttttaataaaattatctctCCAAAATATCCTCCTCATCTCCTTCCTCTCAACTCAAAAAAGAtgttgagttttatttttttgcagcAACAGGGTAAAATTTTCGTTCAAGCCACCAATATATTATTGTATTAGATAAATTCATATTAACTAACTCATAGCTAGAACATTCCACACAATATCTTTAGAAAAAGAAACACGTTTTGATAGTCAAATCAATGACCATAAAGTCATGAAAAATTATGCAGCATCAATTTCATTGTTTGCATTTTGACGTAATTTGCAATAGCAAGTACGAGTAAAAATTCCATTTGCACCAAAATCAAACATCCTGACCGTCTTTTACGCATGGATACATTGTTTTGCCTGatgaaatattcattttttaattataagaaaaatatatattatttataatacaattTGACACAAGTTGTGCAAATTGGCTTAAAAGAGGCAAACAATACATCTGTTTTGCACCGCCCCCACCTCCATGAACAGTAGGAACAACTGGATACCAATGTATCACAACCCAAACGCTTGACCGAAAGCAATAGAGGCATTAGTGTAAAGCACTAATTGAGAATGCAATATGAGTAAAGCACATGGGGGTATTAGTGTAATTCACTCATTAATTAACCCAAGGGAGGTAAAGGTCAAGCTAAAGTCTAAAATAGGAGGAATGAGAATGCAATGAGTAAAGCACATGGGGGTATTAGTGTAATTcactcattaattaattaatctatcaTACAACATAGATAATAAATCCATTGCATATCCGGACATGATTACCTAATTGAGAAGATGCATGATTACCTATTTTCAACTTTTGTATATTGATTTCAGGACATGATAATAGGTGGGAGTGACACTACTTCAACAACTCTAGAATGGACTTTTGCGGAGTTCCTTAGAAATCCAAATACCATGAAGAAAGCTCAAGAAGAGGTAAGAAGAGTGGTGGGAATCAATTCCAAAGCAGTACTGGATGAAAATTGTGTGAATCAAATGAACTACTTGAAATGTGTAGTCAAAGAAACTTTGAGATTACATCCACCCCTTCCTCTTTTGATTGCTCGAGAGACATCATCAAGTGTAAAACTAAGAGGGTACGATATTCCCGCAAAAACAATGGTATTTATCAATGCATGGGCGATCCAGAGGGATCCTGAATTATGGGATGATCCTGAAGAATTTATTCCCGAAAGATTTGAAACTAGCCAAGTTGATCTTAATGGACAAGATTTTCAATTAATTCCGTTCGGTATTGGGAGAAGGGGATG comes from the Glycine soja cultivar W05 chromosome 6, ASM419377v2, whole genome shotgun sequence genome and includes:
- the LOC114416386 gene encoding cytochrome P450 71A1-like translates to MALLSSVLKQLPHELSSTHYLTVFFCIFLILLQLIRRNKYNLPPSPPKIPIIGNLHQLGTLPHRSFHALSHKYGPLMMLQLGQIPTLVVSSADVAREIIKTHDVVFSNRRQPTAAKIFGYGCKDVAFVYYGEEWRQKIKTCKVELMSLKKVRLFHSIRQEVVTELVEAIGEACGSERPCVNLTEMLMAASNDIVSRCVLGRKCDDACGGSGSSSFAALGRKIMRLLSAFSVGDFFPSLGWVDYLTGLIPEMKTTFLAVDAFLDEVIAEHESSNKKNDDFLGILLQLQECGRLDFQLDRDNLKAILVDMIIGGSDTTSTTLEWTFAEFLRNPNTMKKAQEEVRRVVGINSKAVLDENCVNQMNYLKCVVKETLRLHPPLPLLIARETSSSVKLRGYDIPAKTMVFINAWAIQRDPELWDDPEEFIPERFETSQVDLNGQDFQLIPFGIGRRGCPAMSFGLASTEYVLANLLYWFNWNMSESGRILMHNIDMSETNGLTVSKKVPLHLEPEPYKT